The following are from one region of the Patescibacteria group bacterium genome:
- a CDS encoding helix-turn-helix domain-containing protein, whose amino-acid sequence MVARERKEIDISYAEQLLAQYPDISPESLVKKMKEKPVRQPKPEPPVGGICINQASHKYDIPQQTLSRWVQRGLIPVLVETRNEKYVDESVLAERVRQYKANPGKGKRNFEKTRATVRNSELCKYVMG is encoded by the coding sequence ATGGTGGCAAGAGAACGGAAAGAGATAGATATATCTTATGCCGAGCAACTCTTAGCGCAGTACCCCGACATCAGCCCGGAAAGTCTTGTTAAGAAAATGAAAGAGAAACCAGTAAGACAACCAAAACCGGAACCCCCTGTTGGTGGTATTTGTATTAATCAGGCAAGCCATAAATACGATATACCACAGCAGACACTTTCTCGTTGGGTACAACGTGGACTAATACCTGTTTTAGTGGAAACCCGCAACGAAAAGTATGTTGACGAATCTGTCTTAGCTGAGCGAGTCCGACAATATAAAGCTAATCCAGGTAAAGGAAAGCGCAATTTCGAGAAAACGAGAGCTACAGTGAGAAACAGCGAGTTGTGTAAATATGTAATGGGCTAA
- a CDS encoding site-specific integrase — MKRADLDETPWGFVAKVRGKTGERVVPVSPETYHAMLTNLPLNWGYWYLRYTIGQAFKNAHVPGTAHTLRHTYGSLWPGNDDSTLQMIMGHASIQTTMKYRHLRTQVLSEAHRKNTPLKYVNRTRYLGEDFK, encoded by the coding sequence TTGAAACGGGCAGACCTCGACGAGACACCATGGGGCTTTGTCGCTAAAGTCAGGGGTAAAACGGGTGAAAGAGTAGTACCAGTTAGCCCGGAAACTTACCATGCCATGTTAACCAACCTGCCGTTAAATTGGGGTTACTGGTATTTAAGGTATACCATTGGCCAAGCTTTTAAGAACGCTCATGTTCCTGGTACAGCTCATACTTTGAGACATACCTACGGCTCACTTTGGCCGGGTAATGATGACAGTACCCTACAAATGATAATGGGTCATGCCAGTATCCAAACCACCATGAAGTACCGCCATTTAAGGACGCAGGTATTAAGCGAAGCCCACCGCAAGAACACGCCTTTAAAGTATGTCAACCGGACACGGTATTTAGGTGAAGATTTCAAATAG